The Acidobacteriota bacterium genome has a window encoding:
- a CDS encoding LemA family protein produces the protein MSRTLLVVLVVLALFLLLGLGLAGFAASGYNRFVALDEQVSAAWSQVETSYQRRMDLIPNLVQTVKGVAGFEKEAYTAVAEARARAGQVTLSPQLLSDPGAFAKFQQAQGELSSALSRLLVTVERYPQLKANENFRDLQTQLEGTENRIAVARKRYNDTVKAYNTAVRRFPGRLLAALFGFQSRPYFEADQGAENAPKVEF, from the coding sequence ATGTCACGTACTCTCTTGGTGGTCCTGGTCGTCCTGGCCCTGTTCCTGCTCCTGGGCCTGGGCCTGGCCGGCTTTGCAGCCTCCGGTTACAACCGCTTCGTCGCCCTCGACGAGCAGGTCAGCGCAGCCTGGAGCCAGGTGGAAACCAGCTACCAGCGGCGAATGGACCTGATTCCCAACCTGGTTCAGACGGTCAAGGGCGTCGCCGGCTTCGAAAAGGAGGCCTATACGGCGGTGGCCGAGGCCCGCGCCCGGGCCGGCCAGGTCACCCTCTCACCCCAGTTGCTCTCCGATCCCGGAGCCTTCGCCAAGTTCCAGCAGGCCCAGGGCGAGCTGAGTTCGGCCCTCTCCCGGCTGCTGGTCACCGTCGAGCGCTACCCGCAGTTGAAGGCCAACGAGAACTTCCGCGACCTGCAGACCCAGCTCGAAGGCACGGAGAACCGCATCGCCGTGGCCCGCAAGCGCTACAACGACACCGTCAAGGCCTACAACACCGCCGTCCGCCGTTTCCCCGGCAGGCTGCTCGCCGCCCTCTTCGGCTTCCAGAGCCGGCCCTATTTCGAAGCCGACCAGGGAGCCGAAAACGCCCCGAAAGTAGAGTTCTGA
- a CDS encoding TPM domain-containing protein, whose translation MRLSPAAGRLALALVAWGLAAAPGWALTIPQAPPRFVHDGAGLLASSARQALEERLMTLHREKGLQIGVAILPSLEGESLEEATLAIAEAWQPGFRGRDDGLLIAIFLDDRKVRIEVGYGLEGAVTDLLAGRIIRERIAPAFREKDYGGGLLQAVDALAAAAAGETIPPPRRPRSRGSGRTSIVQLVALLIIALATLLSRFSRRRRGLGARGSDLPFWLWLLLWGGRGGGGGFGGGGGGFSGGGGASFGGGSFGGGGASGGW comes from the coding sequence ATGCGTCTTTCCCCGGCTGCCGGCAGGCTCGCGCTCGCCCTGGTCGCGTGGGGCCTGGCCGCCGCTCCGGGCTGGGCCTTGACGATCCCCCAGGCCCCACCCCGCTTCGTCCACGACGGGGCGGGCCTGCTGGCGTCCTCGGCCCGGCAGGCCCTCGAAGAGCGGCTGATGACGCTGCACCGGGAAAAGGGGCTCCAGATCGGCGTGGCCATCCTGCCCTCCCTCGAAGGCGAATCCCTCGAAGAAGCCACCCTGGCCATCGCCGAAGCCTGGCAGCCGGGGTTTCGCGGAAGGGACGACGGCCTGCTGATCGCCATCTTTCTCGACGACCGGAAGGTGAGAATCGAGGTGGGCTACGGCCTCGAGGGTGCGGTGACGGACCTGCTGGCCGGCAGGATCATCCGGGAACGCATCGCCCCCGCCTTCCGGGAGAAGGACTACGGCGGAGGCCTGCTCCAGGCAGTCGATGCACTGGCGGCGGCCGCAGCCGGCGAGACCATCCCGCCGCCGCGCCGACCGCGCAGCCGTGGTAGTGGGCGCACATCGATCGTGCAGCTCGTCGCCCTGCTGATCATCGCCCTGGCGACCCTCCTCTCGCGCTTTTCCCGGCGGCGACGGGGCCTGGGCGCCCGGGGCAGCGACCTGCCCTTCTGGCTCTGGCTGCTTCTCTGGGGAGGACGAGGCGGCGGGGGAGGCTTCGGCGGTGGGGGCGGCGGCTTCTCCGGCGGCGGGGGAGCGTCTTTCGGCGGCGGCTCTTTCGGGGGCGGCGGCGCCTCGGGAGGTTGGTAG
- a CDS encoding TPM domain-containing protein — protein MKTGFADSRRRTFLGRLLLALSLLLVVSSAWRLLRATWLAPTDGWIAGGAADALLLGSAGLTLGLLGLWLLRSALTAGRSTPATFLTPEEERRVLEAIASFESRTSGEIRVHLEDRVTGDLLEQARRTFEEIGMTRTAERNGVLIFVAVASRRFAILGDEGIDDRVEEGFWDSCVERIRRRFAEGRFADGLVEGIELAGAALAEHFPVREDDVNELPDGISRRTGHA, from the coding sequence ATGAAAACCGGTTTTGCGGACTCCCGGCGCCGGACCTTCCTCGGCCGCCTCCTGCTGGCGCTCTCCCTGCTTCTCGTCGTCTCGAGCGCCTGGCGCCTGCTGCGTGCCACCTGGCTCGCCCCGACCGACGGCTGGATCGCGGGAGGGGCGGCCGACGCCCTGTTGCTGGGTAGCGCCGGCCTGACCCTGGGCCTGCTGGGCCTGTGGCTGCTCCGTTCGGCCCTCACCGCCGGCCGCTCCACCCCGGCCACCTTCCTCACACCCGAGGAAGAAAGGCGGGTGCTCGAAGCCATCGCGAGCTTCGAGTCCCGGACTTCGGGCGAGATCCGCGTGCACCTCGAAGACCGTGTCACCGGCGACCTGCTCGAGCAGGCCCGACGCACCTTCGAGGAGATCGGCATGACCCGCACCGCCGAACGCAACGGGGTGCTGATCTTCGTCGCCGTCGCTTCCCGCCGGTTCGCGATACTCGGAGACGAGGGCATCGACGACCGGGTGGAGGAAGGCTTCTGGGACAGCTGCGTCGAGCGGATTCGGCGGCGCTTTGCGGAAGGCCGCTTCGCCGACGGCCTGGTGGAGGGCATCGAGCTCGCCGGCGCGGCCCTCGCCGAACATTTCCCGGTCCGGGAAGACGATGTCAACGAGCTTCCCGACGGGATTTCCCGCAGAACCGGGCATGCGTGA